Proteins encoded together in one Pseudomonas asiatica window:
- a CDS encoding chemotaxis protein CheW → MLELIAGQRSSLTGLLLPLGDRTLVLPNVAVAELSGQRNVVCQRGEPAWHLGWIDWRQQRLPLIGFEAACGGETPCGERARVVVLNALGDTGLRYLALLLQDIPRSCKLDSQLNYVDVALGRLELAAVQVGEQVARVPDLVGLERLVRDAELQPEIG, encoded by the coding sequence ATGCTTGAACTGATCGCCGGCCAACGCAGCAGCCTGACCGGGCTTTTGCTGCCGTTGGGCGACCGTACCCTGGTGTTGCCCAACGTGGCGGTGGCGGAGTTGAGTGGCCAGCGCAACGTGGTGTGCCAACGCGGCGAGCCGGCCTGGCACCTGGGCTGGATCGACTGGCGCCAGCAGCGCCTGCCGCTGATCGGCTTCGAAGCCGCGTGCGGTGGCGAGACACCCTGCGGCGAGCGGGCACGCGTGGTGGTGCTCAATGCCTTGGGTGATACCGGCCTGCGCTACCTGGCGTTGTTGCTGCAGGACATACCGCGCTCCTGCAAGCTGGACAGCCAGCTGAACTACGTGGACGTGGCGCTGGGTCGCCTGGAACTGGCGGCGGTGCAGGTGGGCGAACAGGTAGCGCGGGTGCCGGACCTGGTCGGGCTGGAACGGCTGGTGCGTGACGCGGAACTGCAACCTGAGATTGGTTAG
- the trhA gene encoding PAQR family membrane homeostasis protein TrhA yields MYYGERFNAWTHLVGAVLACIGAIWLIVVAGLQGDPWKIVSFSIYGSTLLLLYSISTLYHSTRGRAKVIMRKLDHLSIYLLIAGSYTPFCLVSLRGPWGWSLFGVVWGLAVIGMLQEIKPRSEARILSIIIYAVMGWIVLVAVKPLLHSLGSAGFAWLAAGGVFYTVGIIFFAFDSRFRHWHGIWHLFVIAGSLMHFVAVSFYVR; encoded by the coding sequence ATGTACTACGGTGAACGCTTCAACGCCTGGACCCACCTGGTCGGTGCCGTCCTGGCCTGTATCGGTGCCATCTGGCTGATCGTGGTCGCGGGCCTGCAGGGCGACCCGTGGAAGATCGTCAGTTTCTCCATCTACGGCAGCACCTTGCTGTTGCTGTACAGCATTTCTACCCTGTACCACAGCACTCGCGGGCGGGCGAAGGTGATCATGCGCAAGCTCGATCACCTGTCGATCTATCTGCTGATCGCCGGCAGCTACACGCCGTTCTGCCTGGTCAGCCTGCGCGGGCCCTGGGGCTGGAGCCTGTTCGGGGTGGTCTGGGGGCTGGCGGTGATCGGCATGTTGCAGGAGATCAAGCCGCGCTCCGAGGCGCGCATCCTGTCGATCATCATCTATGCGGTGATGGGCTGGATCGTGCTGGTGGCGGTCAAGCCGCTGCTGCACTCGCTCGGTAGCGCCGGCTTTGCCTGGCTGGCTGCCGGTGGGGTGTTCTACACCGTCGGCATCATCTTCTTCGCCTTCGACAGCCGCTTCCGCCACTGGCATGGCATCTGGCACCTGTTCGTGATCGCCGGCAGCCTCATGCATTTCGTGGCGGTGTCGTTCTACGTGCGTTAG
- a CDS encoding 16S rRNA (uracil(1498)-N(3))-methyltransferase, translating into MRLSRFFIDAPLSLGEHDLPEAQAHYIGRVLRMAPGDAVQLFDGSGQEYRGQLLEVGKKTVRVSLDQALAGQADSPLHVHLGQGLSRGERMDWAIQKATELGANEITPIVSERCEVRLKDERADKRLAHWRQVAISACEQCGRSTLPVIHPPVTLAEWLSSAKADLKLVLHPVAEPLTSHAKPATLAFLIGPEGGLSEAEVEQAKAAGFHAARLGPRVLRTETAPVVALSVAQQLWGDF; encoded by the coding sequence ATGAGACTGTCCCGCTTTTTCATCGACGCCCCCCTGAGCCTTGGCGAGCATGACCTGCCCGAAGCCCAGGCCCACTACATCGGCCGCGTACTGCGCATGGCCCCCGGCGACGCCGTGCAGCTGTTCGACGGCAGTGGCCAGGAATACCGCGGCCAGTTGCTCGAAGTGGGCAAGAAAACCGTGCGCGTCAGCCTCGACCAGGCCCTCGCCGGCCAGGCCGATTCACCACTGCACGTACACCTCGGCCAAGGCTTGTCCCGTGGCGAGCGCATGGACTGGGCGATCCAGAAAGCCACCGAGCTGGGCGCCAACGAAATCACCCCGATCGTCAGCGAACGCTGCGAAGTGCGGCTGAAGGACGAACGCGCCGACAAGCGCCTGGCCCACTGGCGCCAGGTGGCGATCAGCGCCTGCGAACAATGCGGCCGCTCGACCTTGCCGGTCATCCACCCGCCAGTGACCCTGGCCGAGTGGCTGAGCAGTGCCAAGGCCGACCTGAAACTGGTCCTGCACCCGGTGGCCGAACCGCTCACCAGCCATGCCAAGCCGGCCACCCTGGCCTTTCTGATCGGCCCCGAAGGCGGCCTGAGCGAAGCGGAGGTCGAGCAGGCCAAGGCTGCCGGTTTCCACGCCGCACGCCTCGGCCCACGCGTGCTGCGCACCGAAACCGCACCGGTGGTTGCACTGTCGGTGGCACAGCAACTGTGGGGTGACTTTTAA
- a CDS encoding adenosylmethionine--8-amino-7-oxononanoate transaminase, with translation MGLNDQWMQRDLKVLWHPCTQMKDHEQLPLIPIRRGEGVWLEDFEGKRYLDAVSSWWVNVFGHANPRINQRIKDQVDQLEHVILAGFSHQPVIELSERLVAMTPAGLDRVFYADNGSSCIEVALKMSFHYWQNVGKPGKKRFVTLTNSYHGETIAAMSVGDVPLFTETYKALLLDTLKVPSPDCYLRPEGTSWEEHSRTMFQAMEQTLADHHASISAVIVEPLIQGAGGMRMYHPVYLKLLRDACDRYDVHLIHDEIAVGFGRTGTMFACEQAGIRPDFLCLSKALTGGYLPLAACLTTDKVYQAFYDDYPTLRAFLHSHSYTGNPLACAAALATLDIFEQDNVIEANKALATRMASATAHLVDHAHVAEIRQTGMALAIEMVQDKAGKVAYPWQERRGLKVFEHALTRGALLRPLGSVVYFLPPYVITPDQIDFLAEVASEGIDIATRDSVSVAVPANFHPDFRDPG, from the coding sequence ATGGGCCTCAATGATCAGTGGATGCAACGCGACCTCAAGGTCCTGTGGCACCCCTGCACCCAGATGAAAGACCACGAGCAGCTGCCGCTGATCCCGATCAGGCGCGGCGAAGGCGTGTGGCTGGAAGACTTCGAAGGCAAGCGCTACCTGGATGCGGTGAGCAGCTGGTGGGTCAACGTGTTTGGCCACGCCAACCCGCGTATCAACCAGCGCATCAAGGACCAGGTCGACCAACTGGAGCACGTGATCCTGGCCGGTTTCAGCCACCAGCCGGTGATCGAGCTGTCCGAGCGCCTTGTAGCCATGACCCCGGCCGGCCTCGACCGGGTGTTCTATGCCGACAACGGTTCGTCGTGTATCGAAGTGGCGCTGAAGATGAGCTTCCACTACTGGCAGAACGTCGGCAAGCCGGGCAAGAAGCGCTTCGTCACCCTGACCAACAGCTACCACGGCGAAACCATCGCCGCCATGTCGGTCGGCGATGTGCCGCTGTTTACCGAAACCTACAAGGCGCTGCTGCTCGACACCCTCAAGGTGCCCAGCCCCGACTGCTACCTGCGCCCCGAAGGCACGAGCTGGGAAGAGCACTCGCGCACCATGTTCCAGGCCATGGAACAGACCCTGGCCGATCACCACGCCTCGATCAGCGCGGTGATCGTCGAACCGCTGATCCAGGGTGCCGGCGGCATGCGCATGTACCACCCGGTGTACCTCAAGCTGCTGCGCGATGCCTGCGACCGCTACGACGTGCACCTGATCCACGACGAAATCGCCGTGGGCTTCGGCCGCACCGGCACCATGTTCGCCTGTGAACAGGCCGGCATTCGCCCGGACTTCCTGTGCCTGTCCAAGGCCCTGACCGGCGGTTACCTGCCACTGGCCGCCTGCCTGACCACCGACAAGGTGTACCAGGCGTTCTACGACGACTACCCGACCCTGCGTGCGTTCCTCCACTCGCACAGCTACACCGGCAACCCGCTGGCCTGCGCCGCGGCGCTGGCGACCCTGGATATTTTCGAGCAGGACAACGTGATCGAGGCCAACAAGGCCCTGGCCACACGCATGGCCAGCGCCACCGCGCACCTGGTCGACCACGCGCATGTGGCCGAAATTCGCCAGACCGGCATGGCACTGGCCATCGAGATGGTCCAGGACAAGGCCGGCAAGGTCGCCTACCCGTGGCAGGAGCGTCGTGGCCTGAAAGTGTTCGAGCATGCCCTGACGCGTGGCGCCCTGCTGCGCCCGCTGGGCAGCGTGGTGTACTTCCTGCCGCCGTATGTGATTACGCCAGATCAGATCGACTTCCTGGCAGAAGTGGCCAGCGAAGGCATCGACATTGCCACCCGCGATAGCGTCAGCGTGGCCGTACCGGCCAACTTCCACCCCGACTTCCGCGACCCGGGCTAA
- a CDS encoding flavin monoamine oxidase family protein, with the protein MAAAWVRLCALVLIGVSSGAALAKDKTPSAIVVGGGLAGLTAAYELQNKGWQVTLLEAKAGMGGRSGLATSEWIGNAKAQPVLNQYLDRFKLETLPAPEFVRTPGYLIDGEYFSATDLATKQPATAEALKRYEKTLDDLARSIEDPLNPQANSTLFALDQINVSTWLDKLQLPTTARQLVNQQIRTRYDEPSRLSLLYFAQQNRVYRGVSDRDLRAARLPGGSPVLAQAFVKQLKTIKTSSPVTSIVQDKDGVTVKVGSVGYQADYLVMAVPLRALAKIQMTPGLDSQHLAALKGTNYGWRDQLMLKFKKPVWESRARMSGEIFSNAGLGMLWIEPALKGGANVVINLSGDNARLLQAFGDKQMVDQVLIRLHAFYPQARGSFTGYEVKRYSTDAGTGGAYLAYGPGQISKYWRLWERPVQRITFAGEHTDALYPGTLEGALRSGQRAASQVQDLLAGKSFDPAKAAPVAAAAAAGAVAAKESKGGFFSNMFGGSSDKGDKADKAPVKAEPKPVDEAKQDKPGFFKRLFGGADKPEVKAEPIAKAEAVAPAPAPTPQAAPAPVAPAPVVKEAAAKPAATKAAPAKRAPAHKPAQTKKATAKSEPAKKAVANTQAKAG; encoded by the coding sequence ATGGCTGCTGCTTGGGTGCGCCTGTGCGCGTTGGTATTGATTGGTGTGTCCAGCGGCGCCGCGCTGGCAAAGGACAAGACACCTTCGGCGATCGTCGTGGGTGGCGGCCTGGCGGGCCTGACGGCCGCCTACGAGCTGCAGAACAAAGGCTGGCAGGTGACGCTGCTGGAAGCCAAGGCAGGCATGGGCGGGCGCTCGGGCCTGGCCACCAGCGAGTGGATCGGCAACGCCAAGGCGCAGCCGGTGCTCAACCAGTACCTCGACCGTTTCAAACTTGAAACACTGCCGGCACCGGAGTTCGTGCGTACCCCCGGTTACCTGATCGACGGCGAGTATTTCAGTGCCACCGACCTGGCTACCAAGCAACCGGCCACTGCCGAGGCGCTCAAGCGTTACGAGAAAACCCTTGATGACTTGGCCCGTTCGATCGAAGACCCGCTGAACCCGCAAGCCAACAGCACGCTGTTCGCCCTCGACCAGATCAACGTCTCCACCTGGCTGGACAAGCTGCAGTTGCCGACCACCGCCCGCCAGCTGGTCAACCAGCAGATCCGTACCCGCTACGATGAGCCATCGCGCCTGTCGCTGCTGTATTTTGCCCAGCAGAACCGCGTGTATCGCGGCGTCAGCGACCGTGACCTGCGTGCCGCGCGCCTGCCTGGTGGCAGCCCGGTGCTGGCCCAAGCGTTCGTCAAGCAACTGAAGACCATCAAGACCAGTTCACCCGTGACCTCCATCGTCCAGGACAAGGACGGTGTCACGGTCAAGGTCGGCAGCGTCGGCTACCAGGCGGATTACCTGGTCATGGCCGTGCCCCTGCGCGCCCTGGCCAAGATCCAGATGACCCCGGGCCTGGACAGCCAGCACCTGGCGGCGTTGAAGGGTACCAACTATGGCTGGCGCGACCAGCTGATGCTCAAGTTCAAGAAGCCGGTATGGGAAAGCCGGGCGCGCATGTCGGGCGAAATCTTCAGTAACGCAGGCTTGGGCATGCTGTGGATCGAACCCGCGCTCAAGGGTGGCGCCAACGTGGTGATCAACCTGTCGGGCGACAACGCCCGCCTGCTGCAGGCGTTCGGCGACAAACAGATGGTCGACCAGGTGCTGATCCGCCTGCATGCGTTCTACCCACAGGCCCGTGGCTCGTTCACCGGCTACGAGGTCAAGCGCTACAGCACCGACGCCGGTACCGGCGGCGCCTACCTGGCCTATGGCCCGGGCCAGATCAGCAAGTACTGGCGCCTGTGGGAGCGCCCGGTGCAGCGCATCACCTTTGCCGGTGAGCATACCGACGCCCTCTACCCAGGCACCCTGGAAGGCGCCCTGCGCAGTGGCCAGCGCGCGGCCAGCCAGGTGCAGGACCTGCTGGCCGGCAAGTCGTTCGACCCGGCCAAGGCGGCACCGGTGGCGGCGGCAGCAGCTGCAGGCGCCGTGGCGGCCAAGGAGAGCAAGGGTGGGTTCTTCTCCAACATGTTCGGTGGTTCTTCCGACAAGGGCGACAAGGCTGACAAGGCCCCGGTCAAGGCCGAGCCGAAGCCGGTCGATGAGGCCAAGCAGGATAAGCCGGGCTTCTTCAAGCGCCTTTTTGGCGGGGCGGACAAGCCTGAGGTGAAGGCCGAGCCGATTGCCAAGGCCGAGGCAGTGGCGCCGGCACCTGCGCCAACCCCGCAAGCCGCGCCGGCCCCGGTTGCGCCAGCGCCTGTGGTCAAGGAAGCAGCGGCCAAGCCTGCTGCGACCAAGGCTGCGCCTGCCAAGCGCGCACCGGCGCACAAGCCAGCCCAGACCAAAAAAGCGACTGCCAAGTCCGAACCGGCCAAGAAAGCTGTGGCCAATACTCAGGCCAAAGCGGGTTGA
- a CDS encoding cytochrome b: MQLRNSPSRYGVVSIVLHWGVALAVFGLFGLGLWMVGLDYYSPWRKAGPDLHKSIGLVLLAVMLLRVLWRFISPPPPAPASHGAFTRLAAKLGHLALYLGLFAVMIAGYLISTADGVGIPVFGLFEVPALVSDLPDQADLAGVIHLWLAWGLVIFAVLHGLAALKHHFIDRDATLTRMLGRKA; encoded by the coding sequence ATGCAACTGCGCAATTCACCTTCTCGCTACGGCGTGGTCAGCATCGTCCTGCACTGGGGCGTGGCTCTGGCAGTCTTCGGCCTGTTCGGCCTGGGCCTGTGGATGGTCGGCCTCGACTACTACAGCCCTTGGCGCAAGGCCGGCCCGGACCTGCACAAAAGCATTGGTCTGGTGCTGCTGGCGGTGATGCTGCTGCGGGTGCTCTGGCGCTTCATCAGCCCGCCACCACCGGCACCAGCCAGCCACGGCGCATTCACCCGCCTGGCAGCCAAGTTGGGCCACCTGGCCCTGTACCTGGGGCTGTTCGCGGTAATGATCGCCGGTTACCTGATTTCCACCGCCGACGGTGTCGGCATTCCGGTGTTTGGCCTGTTCGAAGTGCCGGCACTGGTCAGCGACCTGCCCGACCAGGCAGACCTGGCAGGCGTGATCCATCTCTGGCTGGCCTGGGGCTTGGTGATTTTTGCCGTGCTGCATGGCTTGGCAGCGCTCAAGCACCATTTCATCGACCGTGACGCGACCCTGACCCGCATGCTGGGCCGCAAAGCTTGA
- a CDS encoding YceI family protein: MLKKTFAALALGTALLSAGQAMAAEYKIDKEGQHAFVDWKISHLGYSFIHGTFKDFDGNFTWDSAKPEASKINVDLKTASLWSNHAERDKHIASADFLDVKKYPEAKFVSTSVKPTGDKTADVTGDLTMHGVTKPVTFKATFNGEGKDPWGGERAGFNATTTLNLNDFGIKGPGATSQTLDLDISVEGVKQK, encoded by the coding sequence ATGTTGAAAAAGACTTTTGCCGCTCTGGCGCTCGGTACCGCTCTGCTCTCCGCCGGCCAGGCCATGGCTGCCGAGTACAAGATCGACAAGGAAGGCCAGCACGCGTTCGTTGACTGGAAGATCAGCCACCTGGGCTACAGCTTCATTCACGGTACCTTCAAGGACTTCGACGGCAACTTCACCTGGGACAGTGCAAAGCCTGAAGCCAGCAAGATCAACGTCGACCTGAAAACCGCCAGCCTGTGGTCGAACCACGCCGAGCGTGACAAGCACATTGCCAGCGCCGACTTCCTCGACGTGAAGAAGTATCCCGAAGCCAAGTTCGTCTCCACCAGCGTCAAGCCGACTGGCGACAAGACTGCTGACGTGACTGGCGACCTGACCATGCACGGTGTGACCAAGCCGGTCACCTTCAAGGCCACTTTCAACGGTGAAGGCAAGGATCCATGGGGCGGCGAGCGCGCTGGTTTCAACGCTACCACCACGCTGAACCTGAACGACTTCGGCATCAAGGGCCCGGGCGCTACCTCGCAGACCCTGGACCTGGATATCAGTGTTGAAGGTGTGAAGCAGAAGTAA
- a CDS encoding DEAD/DEAH box helicase yields MSFASLGLSEALVRAIEAAGYTQPTPVQQRAIPAVLQGRDLMVAAQTGTGKTGGFALPILERLFPAGHPDKSQRHGPRQPRVLVLTPTRELAAQVHDSFKVYARDLPLVSACIFGGVGMNPQIQAIAKGVDVLVACPGRLLDLAGQGKVDLAHVEILVLDEADRMLDMGFIHDVKKVLARLPAKRQNLLFSATFSKDITDLADKLLHNPERIEVTPPNTTVERIEQRVYRLPASHKRALLAHLITQGAWEQVLVFTRTKHGANRLAEYLEKHGLTAAAIHGNKSQNARTKALADFKANSVRVLVATDIAARGLDIDQLPHVVNFELPNVEEDYVHRIGRTGRAGRSGEAISMVAPDEEKLLKSIERVTKQKIPDGDLMGFDASQVEAEKPEVRERQQNNGRGGRNQQARGEGGKDANGGRKDKGKDKGKAKQQAADKPADKEKSGDKQQQQRKPRDKKPRQQQQQASNGSVPKVPADRDPEEFLDDDIDNFGNRADYVSPYQGKNQGRNRRPGANAGQGQGQGNGRSNTGGQGRNSGQQRNGGGGEKRPARANNGGGARRDGGGRGRPARDDAARQEPAVRNPRQPEKQPVIIRKESKLDRYPTPEQLDDLPSRPRGERPALLTRKG; encoded by the coding sequence ATGTCCTTTGCTTCCCTCGGTCTCTCCGAGGCTCTTGTCCGCGCTATCGAGGCTGCGGGCTATACCCAGCCGACCCCCGTGCAACAGCGGGCGATTCCCGCCGTGTTGCAAGGCCGCGACCTGATGGTCGCCGCACAGACAGGTACTGGTAAAACCGGCGGTTTCGCCCTGCCGATCCTCGAGCGCCTGTTCCCGGCCGGCCACCCCGACAAGTCGCAGCGCCATGGCCCGCGCCAACCTCGCGTGCTGGTCCTGACCCCGACCCGCGAACTGGCAGCCCAGGTGCATGACAGCTTCAAGGTCTATGCCCGTGACCTGCCACTGGTCAGCGCCTGCATTTTCGGCGGCGTCGGCATGAACCCGCAGATCCAGGCCATTGCCAAGGGTGTGGACGTGCTGGTCGCCTGCCCTGGCCGCCTGCTCGACCTGGCCGGCCAAGGCAAGGTTGACCTGGCCCACGTGGAAATCCTGGTGCTGGACGAAGCCGACCGCATGCTCGACATGGGCTTCATCCATGACGTCAAGAAAGTCCTCGCCCGCCTGCCGGCCAAGCGCCAGAACCTGTTGTTCTCGGCCACCTTCTCCAAGGACATCACCGACCTCGCCGACAAGCTCCTGCACAACCCGGAGCGAATCGAGGTCACCCCGCCGAACACTACCGTCGAGCGTATCGAGCAGCGCGTCTACCGCCTGCCCGCCAGCCACAAGCGCGCGCTGCTGGCGCACCTGATCACCCAGGGTGCCTGGGAACAGGTACTGGTGTTCACCCGCACCAAGCACGGCGCCAACCGCCTGGCCGAGTACCTGGAAAAGCACGGCCTGACCGCCGCCGCAATTCATGGCAACAAGAGCCAGAACGCTCGCACCAAGGCCTTGGCCGACTTCAAGGCCAACAGCGTGCGCGTACTGGTCGCCACCGACATCGCCGCCCGTGGCCTGGACATCGACCAGCTGCCGCACGTGGTCAACTTCGAGCTGCCGAACGTAGAGGAAGACTACGTCCACCGTATCGGCCGTACCGGCCGTGCCGGGCGTTCGGGCGAGGCCATTTCCATGGTCGCGCCGGATGAAGAGAAACTGCTCAAGAGCATCGAGCGGGTAACCAAGCAGAAGATTCCTGACGGCGACCTGATGGGTTTCGACGCCAGCCAGGTTGAAGCAGAAAAGCCTGAAGTACGCGAACGCCAGCAGAACAATGGCCGTGGTGGCCGTAACCAGCAGGCCCGCGGCGAAGGCGGCAAAGACGCCAACGGCGGCCGCAAGGACAAGGGCAAGGATAAAGGCAAGGCCAAGCAACAGGCTGCGGACAAGCCGGCCGACAAGGAAAAGAGCGGCGACAAGCAACAGCAGCAACGCAAGCCGCGTGACAAGAAGCCACGCCAGCAGCAACAGCAGGCCAGCAACGGCAGCGTGCCGAAAGTGCCTGCCGACCGTGATCCTGAAGAGTTCCTGGACGACGATATCGACAACTTCGGCAACCGTGCCGACTATGTCAGCCCGTACCAGGGCAAGAACCAGGGCCGGAATCGTCGCCCGGGTGCCAATGCCGGCCAAGGTCAGGGCCAGGGTAATGGCCGCAGCAACACCGGTGGCCAAGGTCGCAACAGCGGCCAGCAGCGCAACGGCGGTGGCGGCGAGAAACGTCCAGCCCGCGCTAACAACGGTGGCGGTGCCCGTCGTGATGGGGGTGGCCGTGGCCGCCCGGCCCGTGACGATGCTGCCCGGCAAGAGCCAGCCGTTCGCAACCCGCGCCAGCCGGAAAAACAGCCAGTGATCATCCGCAAGGAATCCAAGCTCGACCGTTACCCGACGCCTGAGCAGCTGGATGATCTGCCGAGCCGCCCGCGCGGTGAGCGCCCGGCGCTGTTGACCCGCAAGGGCTGA
- a CDS encoding substrate-binding periplasmic protein encodes MPHVARLFWILLLACLSPLALGERLRLVTDDWAPYAYQHDGQPRGIDYEVTTQVFERLGVEVEWEFLPWKRCLAMIEQGLADGIMDIFQNESRQHYLVYAPEPMSEVEFVLFHARTRRHAVKTLDDLAGLTVGTSPGYAYGAAFNEAVHFRREAAPTHEANFGKLMLGRIDLAITDRKVGHYLLRHLGLQKQVEELPLVISRQPQYLALARKPGREALAQAFAVELRRFKQEPAYAAISNRYTGDIGNILNAVEQQESSTAR; translated from the coding sequence ATGCCACACGTCGCCCGTCTGTTCTGGATCCTGTTGCTCGCCTGCCTGAGCCCGCTGGCCCTGGGCGAGCGCCTGCGCCTGGTGACCGACGACTGGGCACCTTATGCGTACCAGCACGACGGCCAACCGCGCGGCATCGACTACGAAGTCACCACCCAGGTGTTCGAGCGCCTTGGCGTCGAGGTGGAGTGGGAGTTCCTGCCGTGGAAGCGCTGCCTGGCAATGATCGAGCAGGGCTTGGCCGACGGCATCATGGATATCTTCCAGAACGAGTCGCGCCAGCACTACCTGGTGTACGCCCCCGAGCCCATGTCGGAGGTAGAGTTCGTCCTGTTCCACGCCCGCACTCGACGCCATGCCGTCAAGACTCTCGATGACCTTGCCGGCCTCACCGTCGGCACCTCACCCGGCTACGCCTACGGTGCCGCTTTCAACGAAGCCGTACATTTCCGGCGCGAAGCTGCACCTACCCATGAAGCCAACTTCGGCAAGCTGATGCTGGGCCGCATCGATCTGGCAATCACCGACCGCAAGGTCGGCCATTACCTGCTGCGGCATCTGGGCCTCCAAAAGCAGGTCGAGGAGCTGCCCTTGGTGATCAGCCGCCAGCCCCAGTACCTGGCGCTGGCGCGCAAGCCAGGGCGGGAGGCACTGGCCCAGGCCTTCGCCGTGGAACTGCGGCGCTTCAAGCAGGAACCGGCCTATGCAGCGATCAGCAACCGCTACACAGGCGACATCGGAAACATTCTCAACGCCGTTGAGCAGCAGGAAAGCAGCACAGCGCGATAG
- the metF gene encoding methylenetetrahydrofolate reductase [NAD(P)H] yields MSQERRYSFEFFPTKTDAGHEKLMGVARQLAAYNPDFFSCTYGAGGSTRDRTLNTVLQLESEVKIPAAPHLSCVGDTKAELRALLAEYKAAGIKRIVALRGDLPSGMGMASGELRYASDLVEFIRQETADHFHLEVAAYPEMHPQARNFEADLANFVHKVKAGADSAITQYFFNADSYFYFVERAQKLGVDIPVVPGIMPITNYSKLARFSDACGAEIPRWIRKQLEAYADDTASIQAFGEEVITGMCEQLLQGGAPGLHFYTLNQAEPSLAIWNNLQLPR; encoded by the coding sequence ATGTCCCAGGAACGCCGTTACAGTTTCGAGTTCTTCCCGACCAAGACCGATGCCGGTCACGAAAAGCTGATGGGCGTCGCCCGCCAGTTGGCCGCTTACAACCCGGACTTCTTCTCCTGCACCTACGGTGCCGGTGGCTCGACCCGCGACCGCACGCTGAACACCGTGCTGCAGCTGGAAAGCGAAGTGAAGATACCTGCCGCGCCGCACCTGTCGTGCGTAGGCGACACCAAGGCCGAACTGCGTGCCCTGCTGGCCGAATACAAGGCTGCAGGCATCAAGCGCATCGTCGCCCTGCGTGGCGACCTGCCATCGGGCATGGGTATGGCCAGTGGCGAACTGCGCTACGCCAGCGACCTGGTCGAATTCATCCGCCAGGAAACTGCCGACCACTTCCACCTGGAAGTGGCCGCCTACCCCGAGATGCACCCCCAGGCCCGCAACTTCGAGGCTGACCTGGCCAACTTCGTGCACAAGGTCAAGGCCGGTGCCGACAGCGCCATCACCCAGTACTTCTTCAACGCCGACAGCTACTTCTACTTCGTCGAGCGCGCACAGAAGCTGGGCGTGGACATCCCGGTGGTACCCGGCATCATGCCGATCACCAACTACAGCAAGCTGGCGCGTTTCTCCGACGCCTGTGGCGCCGAGATCCCGCGCTGGATCCGCAAGCAGCTGGAAGCCTATGCCGACGACACCGCCAGCATCCAGGCATTCGGCGAGGAAGTGATCACCGGCATGTGCGAACAGCTGTTGCAAGGTGGCGCACCGGGCCTGCACTTTTACACCTTGAACCAGGCCGAGCCGAGCCTGGCGATCTGGAACAATCTGCAGCTGCCGCGCTGA